DNA sequence from the Macrococcus sp. 19Msa1099 genome:
GAAATACATATTGAGTTTAGCACAGAAGGCTTTTTTAGTTGTCTAGCTTAATTTTACAATCGACGTTTTCAAAACTTCATATAAACTTGGACTTGCCATATAATTCCCTCCATTTTTTCTACAACAATCTTTTGTGTGTTGTAAGATTGCGTATTTAATTTTTACAAATAGAAGTGAGTATCAAAGTTAAAGTAATACAAGGACGACTTGTCGGCGTAGCTTTACCCTTGTATTGATTTATTAGTTGAACACAAGCTCGATCTTTAGCTGGTAGTGAAACTTTTGATACTACGATATGCAGTTAAAAATTATGCAATCTTATGACACATGGATTGTTTTTCACAATAAAAAAACCCCTGGTGAAGTGGATTTCTTCACCAGAGGTTCCTTGCATTTAAAGCGTTCGTAAATTCCAAAGTTTATCATAAAAATATAATAAATATGAAGATTTTGTAATTTCTAAATTGCAATTACAAGTTAGCCACCCTGACAAATCTAGTTCATATAGAATCCTAGGGATTCAATCAGTATGTTCTCCTTGATTAGCTCCTTCAAAAACACTTTCATCGCTGACTGTCCCTTTAGTATCTTACGTGGATATCTGTTCATCCATTCCTGGATTTTATGGACGGTATAAGCTGTTACAGTTGAAATGGGGATACCTTTAGGAATATGCCGGCGAATAAATCTGTGCTGATTTTCTTTCGTCCCTCTTTCCCAAGAGGCATAGGGGTGAGTGAAGTAGACTTCAGATAATCCCTTGAGGCATTCAGAAAGATCGCTGAATTCAGGTCCGTTATCTGATGTGACGGACTTGAATATTTTAGGGAAAGCATCTCCTGTTTCCTTTATCAGATGACGTAGTGCATTGACTACATGGCAACTTTGTTTACCGTCAATCTTTAAGATAAGTTCATAGCGACTTTTTCTCTCAACCATGGTGAGGAGAACCTGGTCTTCGGCAGACTTCTGTCCGACAACGGTATCTATCTCCCAATGTCCGAAGGTCGTGCGTGTATCCACTGCATGAGGACGTAGTTCGATAGACTGACCCAGCACTTTTTTATTAATACGAGTAAAGCCTGTCGGCTTCTTATTCTTAAGCTTTAACTTCATCAGAAGATTGATATTACGTGTCTTTATCAGTTTTCTGTCAATCCAGTTATAGAGTGTCTTTATACAGGGTATGAATCTTTCTGGAAAAAGCTTAGCTTTCTTAGCAAGCATAATAACGGAAGCCGGAAACATTTCCTGATGTATCATCAGATGATCGGCCCATTCAACAAAGGGATTATCTGTAATGGGAAGAGGACGACGTCCTGACTTGATACGATTTTCAAAGTATCTATCCTGAGCAAGATCAGGTGAATAGACGCACTTGTAGTAAGTGTAGATTTTATTATTCTGTACCTGCTGGCTCTTTTGTGTGTACATGCCGCGCTTTATCTCATTATTGATGGTCTGTGGCGCTCTACCGAGCTTTCCAGCTATTTGTCTGTTTGAATATCCTTCATTGATCAACGTCTGTATGATGATTCGTTCATCTCTAGAAAGGTGTTTGCCCTTAACGGTTTTCGTGTTACCATTGATATGCGTCATACGAATTCATTCCTTTATTGTCGGTGTGAGAACTACAATATTAACATGAATTCGTCATGGCGTATTTTTTTATAAACAATTAATGTATCTTCCATCTTAGGTGGCTAACTTGATTCTATAACTTACCATATAAAAATATAATTTATGGTTAGTTGTATTGATTTTTCCGTTTTACCTCCTCCAGATATATTTTTTATTTGGTGTAGTTAATATGGCACCTTCATTTCTTTGATAAAACAGCTTCCAAGAACTAAGAAAATAATCGCTTGGTTCCTGGAAGCTGTTTTATTAAAGAGTAGCTAGATATTCTTCAATCATTTCTTTTACTATTCTTTTATTTTGCTTGTCTGCTAAATATGAAGCGAATTCTAAGTCTTTAATGTTATTTCGAATAGAATTACTAATCTTATTGAGAGAATAGTTTTTACTATATATTAATTCAGGTAAAACGACCATATTATTTGAGTTATATGAAATTTGTATTGACTCCACGCATGTTTCATATAATTCATCCCATTGTTCTTCTTCGAATAATATGTTTGAAAGATTTAAATACATTTTTAAAATGTATTCAAAATCTTCTGTGTTTATGGGATTTAGCTCTTTAACTTTTTTGAAGTAGTATTTCGCTTGTGTATAATCATACCTTTGTTTATAGATAATACCTATTGTGTTGTAAATAATTGACTTCAATTTAACTGAAATCTTCATTTCACTACTCTGTAAAATAATTTTTAAATCTTTAAGAATATCTTTATTATATAAATTGTAATCAGTTATTAATTTTGCCCATTCTATATAAATACTATCTTCTAAACTTAGATTCTTTACATCTGTACTTTTAATAATATATTCTAATTGTTTATAGTTCCTACTATTAATCAATCCTTTAATATGGAACATACTATCTTTACGTATATTTATTTTTTCTAATGGAGTTAAATTGAATAAATCATCTAAAGATAAGTCTAACTTTTTTGCTATTTTAACGAGTATCTCAGATGATGGATCAATCTCCCCCTTTTCAATTTTACTAATTTGTCCCTGTGTACAAATACCATTAGAAAGTTGAGTTTGTGTTATATTCATTTCTAAACGTCTACGCTTTATAAATTCGCCGATATTCAACTCTTTCCCCCTCCATCAACTACTAATACCCCTTTTCTCTTAAATACTTTTCAAGTACTTCTGAGGCAATATCAATAATTTTAATATCTTCATCTACTTTCATTCGTTCTAATCTTTTTTTTATATCTTTTCTAACTCGAATAGTTGCTGACTCTTTTGATACACTATAATTCGGAGTATATTTAACTTCAGAAGTATCTATATTATCTAAAAATCCTGACATTACAATCACCTCGTAGTATTTATTGTGCTTAATCTTTCAAACAATTCTAAATAAATATCATTAAACATTTTCATCACCATTTTGTCATGAATGTCTTCATTTTTGATACCTTTAGCACCAAACTTCTTAATTCTTTCTCTTTGGTATACTTGGCTTTGAAATAGTGCAGCGCCAAATGTTTTCTTTGATTTTTCGATTATTTGAGTATCAATTAATCCATTCTTTTTAATTAAAACTGGTATGGCACCAATTAAATCGAACGATAAATTAGATTCTTTTTTTCTGTCTCTTAAAAAATTGACGAAAGCTAAACTACTTTCATAAGCTGACTGTTGAGTTTGAAACACCATAACAATGAAATCACTGGCATATACAGCATTATTAGTAAAATCTGAATTGATAGTGGGAGGTACATCAATCAAGACTAGATTATATTGATCTTTAATGGTATCTAATACTCGTTTTAAAATATAACGTTTTGTCTGTATATTATTTTTAGCGATTTCATCTGATAGATTGGCCAAACTAGGCTCAGCAGGCAATAAGTCCAAGTTCTCACTTAAATGAATTTTACAATTATTTATATCATTAGTTTTTAGCGCATCAATTAAAGACATTTTGTTTTCTGAATGATTAGGAAAAGTTCTTTTCATAATTGCGGATGCATTTCCTTGTGGATCAAAGTCTACAAGAAGTACTTTTTTATCGTAGTGTTCAGAAGCAATATAAGAAAGCATAGTAGAAACAGTAGTTTTTCCAACGCCACCTTTAAAATTTCCTATTGTGATTACTGTCATTTATAACAGCTCCTATTCCAAAATCTATAACGTATAGTGTATATTCTATATATAGAATATACACTATAAAGAAATTAATCACAAGTGATTTGTGATTAATTTCTTTTTAAAATCACATACATTTATTGCGTAATATTCATTTTTTTGTTACGATTTATTCAAGAAATATTATCTTTGTTTTTGCTATATACATAGCAAAAACCGAGTGATTGTGAAGTGCACCCCTAAAGTTGAACCTTAAAATTCAACTTTAGGGGTGTTTATTTTGAATAAAAAGCATGATCTTGATTTTAAATTAAAACGGTAAGTTATAGAATCAAGTTAGCCACCTAAGGTGGAAGATACATTAATTGTTTATAAAAAAATACGCCATGACGAATTCATGTTAATATTGTAGTTCTCACACCGACAATAAAGGAATAAATTCGTATGACGCATATCAATGGTAACACGAAAACCGTTAAGGGCAAACACCTTTCTAGAGATGAACGAATCATCATACAGACGTTGATCAATGAAGGATATTCAAACAGACAAATAGCTGGAAAGCTCGGTAGAGCGCCACAGACCATCAATAATGAGATAAAGCGCGGCATGTACACACAAAAGAGCCAGCAGGTACAGAATAATAAAATCTACACTT
Encoded proteins:
- a CDS encoding plasmid replication-associated protein, encoding MSGFLDNIDTSEVKYTPNYSVSKESATIRVRKDIKKRLERMKVDEDIKIIDIASEVLEKYLREKGY
- a CDS encoding IS30 family transposase — encoded protein: MTHINGNTKTVKGKHLSRDERIIIQTLINEGYSNRQIAGKLGRAPQTINNEIKRGMYTQKSQQVQNNKIYTYYKCVYSPDLAQDRYFENRIKSGRRPLPITDNPFVEWADHLMIHQEMFPASVIMLAKKAKLFPERFIPCIKTLYNWIDRKLIKTRNINLLMKLKLKNKKPTGFTRINKKVLGQSIELRPHAVDTRTTFGHWEIDTVVGQKSAEDQVLLTMVERKSRYELILKIDGKQSCHVVNALRHLIKETGDAFPKIFKSVTSDNGPEFSDLSECLKGLSEVYFTHPYASWERGTKENQHRFIRRHIPKGIPISTVTAYTVHKIQEWMNRYPRKILKGQSAMKVFLKELIKENILIESLGFYMN
- a CDS encoding ParA family protein → MTVITIGNFKGGVGKTTVSTMLSYIASEHYDKKVLLVDFDPQGNASAIMKRTFPNHSENKMSLIDALKTNDINNCKIHLSENLDLLPAEPSLANLSDEIAKNNIQTKRYILKRVLDTIKDQYNLVLIDVPPTINSDFTNNAVYASDFIVMVFQTQQSAYESSLAFVNFLRDRKKESNLSFDLIGAIPVLIKKNGLIDTQIIEKSKKTFGAALFQSQVYQRERIKKFGAKGIKNEDIHDKMVMKMFNDIYLELFERLSTINTTR
- a CDS encoding helix-turn-helix domain-containing protein — encoded protein: MNIGEFIKRRRLEMNITQTQLSNGICTQGQISKIEKGEIDPSSEILVKIAKKLDLSLDDLFNLTPLEKINIRKDSMFHIKGLINSRNYKQLEYIIKSTDVKNLSLEDSIYIEWAKLITDYNLYNKDILKDLKIILQSSEMKISVKLKSIIYNTIGIIYKQRYDYTQAKYYFKKVKELNPINTEDFEYILKMYLNLSNILFEEEQWDELYETCVESIQISYNSNNMVVLPELIYSKNYSLNKISNSIRNNIKDLEFASYLADKQNKRIVKEMIEEYLATL